A region from the Rufibacter sp. DG15C genome encodes:
- a CDS encoding very short patch repair endonuclease — translation MQKLRKKKKKYSLSSAPPLTAQERVSKNMRANKSKNTQPEVTLRKALWQAGLRGYRLHWKKAPGKPDICYPGRRLAIYVHGCFWHRCPHCQPSLPKSNTAFWQDKFERNQARDLKHRAQLKAANWQVLVIWECQLQQDLAGCLFAIKALHEGAPDSYSWAA, via the coding sequence ATGCAGAAGCTCCGCAAAAAGAAAAAGAAATACAGCCTTTCGTCTGCCCCGCCCTTAACGGCGCAGGAGCGCGTGAGCAAAAACATGCGGGCTAACAAAAGCAAGAATACCCAGCCTGAGGTCACCTTACGAAAAGCCTTGTGGCAGGCAGGTCTGCGTGGCTACAGGCTGCACTGGAAGAAAGCCCCCGGCAAACCAGACATCTGCTACCCCGGCCGCCGATTGGCCATTTACGTGCACGGCTGCTTCTGGCACCGCTGTCCGCACTGCCAGCCCTCCTTACCCAAATCCAACACGGCCTTCTGGCAGGATAAATTTGAGCGCAACCAAGCAAGGGATCTGAAGCACCGCGCCCAGCTAAAAGCTGCCAACTGGCAGGTCCTTGTTATTTGGGAATGCCAGCTGCAGCAAGACTTAGCCGGTTGTCTGTTTGCGATCAAAGCCCTGCATGAAGGCGCACCGGACAGTTACTCTTGGGCGGCGTAG